Proteins from a single region of Streptomyces vinaceus:
- a CDS encoding cytochrome P450 codes for MTEGVAGTESTTEGAGIPHQDADSAPGALPVPRPARAGRAESVRFAATHTLPAFVRGAFHLRPRVVAAQAALGQQGWSAATLRAMRARHGGAPVEVRGLSGTLLVLLDQSDVRRFYELPVRTLAMDAPDKYKGLSLLEPTGVICSHGDTREERRRVNDEVLAADRPVHPSCEEFRAVIAQEVPALIQGSELDFPLLRRTVARIGRRMVLGDAAAGDEELARWLLVLREEANWMRMRKGRAAAAEALYRRAAARVEEYAARAEPHTLTALARSHPAASGPRAAELDAVGQAHHWLLALDAVAPVLARTLLLLAAHPAEQEALRAEVDGGGAELPRLRACVEETLRLFPVVPDLVRVTRAETQWRGVHYPAGTAVLVPALFHQRDPEHVPAAHQFVPARWLRPGAAQDIRMAPFSHGGGRCPGEHLGVLTAVLLAAAVLRGHRVTGGRPAVDPCRPLPGILSAAGIRLTLAAR; via the coding sequence ATGACCGAGGGCGTCGCAGGTACCGAGAGCACCACCGAGGGCGCCGGGATCCCGCACCAGGACGCGGACTCCGCTCCCGGCGCCCTCCCCGTACCCCGGCCCGCCCGGGCCGGGCGCGCCGAGAGCGTGCGCTTCGCCGCCACGCACACCCTGCCCGCGTTCGTCCGCGGGGCCTTCCACCTGCGGCCCCGGGTGGTGGCGGCGCAGGCGGCCCTCGGCCAGCAGGGCTGGTCGGCGGCGACGCTGCGGGCCATGCGCGCCCGGCACGGCGGGGCGCCGGTGGAGGTGCGCGGGCTGTCCGGGACGCTGCTGGTCCTGCTCGACCAGTCCGACGTACGGCGGTTCTACGAACTGCCCGTGCGCACCCTCGCCATGGACGCGCCCGACAAGTACAAGGGGCTGTCCCTGCTGGAGCCCACGGGCGTCATCTGCTCCCACGGCGACACCCGCGAGGAGCGCCGGCGCGTCAACGACGAGGTGCTCGCGGCCGACCGGCCGGTGCACCCCTCCTGCGAGGAGTTCCGGGCGGTGATCGCCCAGGAGGTGCCCGCCCTGATCCAGGGCTCCGAGCTGGACTTCCCGCTGCTGCGCCGTACGGTGGCCAGGATCGGGCGCCGGATGGTGCTCGGTGACGCGGCCGCCGGGGACGAGGAGCTCGCGCGCTGGCTGCTCGTGCTCCGCGAGGAGGCCAACTGGATGCGGATGCGCAAGGGCCGGGCCGCGGCCGCCGAGGCGCTGTACCGCAGGGCCGCCGCCCGCGTCGAGGAGTACGCGGCCCGGGCGGAGCCCCACACCCTGACCGCGCTGGCCCGCAGCCACCCGGCGGCCTCGGGACCGCGGGCCGCGGAGCTGGACGCGGTGGGCCAGGCCCACCACTGGCTGCTCGCCCTCGACGCCGTCGCCCCCGTCCTGGCGCGCACCCTGCTGCTGCTCGCCGCACATCCGGCCGAGCAGGAGGCGCTGCGGGCCGAGGTGGACGGCGGTGGGGCTGAACTGCCGCGGCTGCGGGCCTGCGTGGAGGAGACCCTGCGGCTCTTCCCGGTCGTGCCGGACCTCGTACGGGTGACCCGGGCCGAGACGCAGTGGCGCGGGGTCCACTATCCGGCGGGGACGGCGGTGCTGGTGCCCGCCCTGTTCCACCAGCGGGACCCCGAACACGTCCCGGCGGCGCATCAGTTCGTGCCCGCCCGGTGGCTGCGGCCCGGGGCGGCCCAGGACATCCGGATGGCGCCGTTCAGCCACGGTGGCGGGCGCTGCCCGGGTGAGCACCTGGGCGTGCTGACGGCGGTCCTGCTGGCCGCGGCGGTGCTGCGGGGCCACCGGGTCACCGGCGGCAGGCCCGCGGTGGACCCCTGCCGTCCGCTGCCCGGCATCCTCTCCGCGGCCGGCATCCGGCTCACCCTCGCCGCGCGCTGA
- a CDS encoding VOC family protein, translating to MVHVLGSRVLLTPTDPERSRAFYGGTLGLAVHREFGTGPDRGTVYFLGGGFLEVSGRADGPSAPGLRLWLQVADAQAAYEELLARGAEVLRPPRREPWGLIEMWVADPDGVRIAVVEVPEDHPLRYRP from the coding sequence ATGGTCCACGTACTCGGAAGCCGCGTCCTGCTCACCCCCACCGACCCGGAGCGCTCGCGCGCGTTCTACGGAGGCACCCTGGGGCTCGCCGTCCACCGGGAGTTCGGCACCGGGCCGGACCGCGGCACGGTCTACTTCCTGGGCGGCGGCTTCCTGGAGGTCTCGGGGCGCGCCGACGGGCCGTCGGCCCCCGGGCTCCGGCTGTGGCTCCAGGTCGCCGACGCACAGGCGGCGTACGAGGAGTTGCTGGCGCGGGGCGCCGAGGTGCTGCGGCCGCCCCGGCGAGAGCCCTGGGGGCTGATCGAGATGTGGGTCGCCGACCCGGACGGGGTGCGCATCGCCGTGGTGGAGGTCCCGGAGGACCACCCCCTGCGCTACCGCCCCTGA
- a CDS encoding DUF1365 domain-containing protein translates to MAPTPPALPSVDVPALYDCVVSHARTAPVRLSLRHLTYMWLVDLDALPRLPRPLRPLARFDARDHFAAAPTIRAGLDAYLASRGVHLDGGQVLMLAHARVLGYVSNPLTLYWCHDRAGTLVCVVAEVHHPYGQRHCHLLRTDGAGRAEAPKELYVSPFFPVDGRHLMRLPEPRERLGITVQLVRAGQRPFTATLHGRHRPATTFALLRAVARRPWSTAAVRAGIRRHAVRLPLRGLSVQPRPARALQEGNPS, encoded by the coding sequence GTGGCCCCGACTCCCCCCGCCCTGCCCTCCGTTGACGTGCCCGCCCTGTACGACTGCGTCGTCTCCCACGCGCGGACGGCCCCCGTACGGCTCTCGTTGCGGCACCTCACGTACATGTGGCTCGTGGACCTGGACGCGCTCCCCCGCCTCCCCCGGCCCCTGCGCCCGCTGGCCCGCTTCGACGCCCGGGACCACTTCGCCGCCGCGCCGACCATCCGGGCCGGCCTCGACGCGTACCTGGCCTCCCGGGGCGTGCACCTCGACGGCGGTCAGGTCCTGATGCTGGCCCACGCCCGGGTCCTGGGGTACGTGTCCAACCCGCTGACGCTGTACTGGTGCCACGACCGGGCCGGGACCCTGGTCTGCGTGGTGGCCGAGGTCCACCACCCGTACGGACAGCGCCACTGCCACCTGCTGCGGACCGACGGGGCCGGCCGGGCCGAGGCCCCGAAGGAGCTGTACGTCTCGCCGTTCTTCCCCGTCGACGGCCGCCACCTCATGCGCCTGCCGGAGCCCCGGGAGCGGCTGGGGATCACCGTCCAGCTCGTACGCGCCGGTCAGCGGCCCTTCACCGCGACCCTGCACGGCCGCCACCGCCCCGCCACCACCTTCGCCCTGCTGCGCGCGGTCGCGCGGCGGCCGTGGTCCACGGCCGCGGTCCGGGCCGGCATCCGCCGCCACGCCGTCCGCCTGCCGCTCCGGGGGCTGTCCGTACAGCCCCGCCCCGCTCGCGCACTCCAGGAAGGCAACCCCTCGTGA
- a CDS encoding organic hydroperoxide resistance protein: protein MDALYTAVATANGREGRTVSSDGQIDLALAMPPALGGSGQGTNPEQLFAAGYAACFASALGLVGRQAKVDTGEVSVTAETSIGKDDTGFALAVTLRVELPESLAGETGELLVKQAHEVCPYSKATRGNIPVTLVVE from the coding sequence ATGGACGCGCTGTACACCGCTGTCGCCACCGCCAACGGCCGCGAAGGCCGCACGGTCAGCTCCGACGGTCAGATCGACCTCGCGCTCGCCATGCCCCCGGCGCTCGGCGGCAGCGGCCAGGGCACCAACCCCGAGCAGCTCTTCGCGGCGGGCTACGCGGCCTGCTTCGCCAGCGCGCTCGGCCTGGTCGGCCGGCAGGCGAAGGTCGACACCGGTGAGGTCTCGGTCACCGCGGAGACCTCGATCGGCAAGGACGACACGGGCTTCGCCCTGGCCGTCACCCTCCGCGTCGAGCTGCCGGAGTCCCTCGCGGGGGAGACGGGCGAGCTGCTGGTCAAGCAGGCCCACGAGGTCTGCCCCTACTCCAAGGCCACCCGCGGCAACATCCCCGTCACCCTGGTCGTCGAGTAA
- a CDS encoding MarR family winged helix-turn-helix transcriptional regulator has product MSEQPTRTLREEDFLRLDGQICFALNSASRAFNGLYRVVLKDLGLTYPQYLVMLVLWEHGTTPVKEIGKHLRLDSGTLSPLLKRLEAAGLVHRERSTEDERSVRVGLTGEGAALRARAVEVPRRIAAATGFELAEIRDLQIRLHRLTAALDAAVPEA; this is encoded by the coding sequence ATGAGCGAGCAGCCGACCCGAACCCTCCGCGAGGAGGACTTCCTCCGCCTGGACGGCCAGATCTGCTTCGCGCTGAACTCGGCGAGCAGGGCCTTCAACGGCCTCTACCGCGTCGTCCTCAAGGACCTCGGCCTGACCTACCCGCAGTACCTGGTGATGCTGGTGCTGTGGGAGCACGGCACGACGCCTGTCAAGGAGATCGGAAAGCACCTCCGGCTCGACTCGGGCACCCTGTCGCCGCTGCTCAAGCGCCTTGAGGCGGCCGGACTGGTCCACCGCGAGCGCAGCACCGAGGACGAGCGGTCCGTGCGCGTCGGCCTCACCGGGGAGGGTGCGGCGCTGCGCGCACGCGCGGTGGAGGTGCCGCGCCGGATCGCGGCCGCGACCGGGTTCGAGCTCGCCGAGATCCGGGACCTCCAGATCCGCCTGCACCGCCTCACCGCGGCCCTCGACGCCGCCGTCCCCGAGGCCTGA
- the mdlC gene encoding benzoylformate decarboxylase, giving the protein MRTVRESVLDVLRARGITTVFGNPGSTELPMLKRFPEDFRYVLGLQEAVVVGMADGFALASRTTSLVNLHTGPGTGNAMGAVLNARANRTPMVVTAGQQVRAMLTMEALLSNPQATLLPQPAVKWAYEPPRPADVPAALARAVQIAETPPHGPVFLSLPMDDFDAELSEAEDRAGRAGAARRITHAAAPDAATVGALADRISRARSAVLVVGDDVDASGAWDGVLALAERTALPVWAAPVSARVSFPRSHPQFRGDLAPAIGPLGRQLAGHDLVVVIGAPVFRYYPYVPGDHLPEGAELVLLTRDAEEAARAPVGDAVVADLALTVRALAERLPAAAAHAPAPHEPVRFSEADGVLTPLAALTAIAHGAPENTLWVNESPSNVPQFHEATRISSPDSYLFSAGGGLGFGAAAAVGAQLGAPARPVVCVIGDGSIHYAVQALWTAAAYKVPVTFVVLSNAKYAILHWFAQLEHAQGSPGLDIPGLDITAVADGYGVRTHRAQGAGELTKLVRDAAAQQDGPVLIDVPVTTELPSL; this is encoded by the coding sequence ATGCGCACGGTTCGCGAATCAGTCCTGGACGTTCTACGAGCACGTGGTATCACCACGGTCTTCGGCAACCCCGGCTCGACCGAACTCCCGATGCTCAAGCGGTTCCCCGAGGACTTCCGCTACGTACTCGGCCTCCAGGAGGCCGTGGTCGTCGGCATGGCCGACGGATTCGCCCTCGCCTCCAGAACCACCTCCCTGGTCAACCTGCACACCGGTCCCGGAACCGGCAACGCGATGGGCGCCGTCCTGAACGCCCGTGCGAACCGCACCCCGATGGTCGTCACCGCGGGCCAGCAGGTGCGCGCCATGCTCACCATGGAGGCCCTGCTCTCCAACCCGCAGGCCACGCTGCTCCCCCAGCCCGCCGTCAAGTGGGCGTACGAGCCCCCGCGCCCCGCCGACGTACCGGCCGCGCTGGCCCGCGCCGTGCAGATCGCCGAAACCCCGCCCCACGGGCCGGTGTTCCTCTCCCTGCCCATGGACGACTTCGACGCGGAGCTCAGCGAGGCCGAGGACCGGGCCGGCCGCGCCGGCGCCGCCCGCCGGATCACGCACGCCGCCGCGCCCGACGCCGCCACGGTCGGGGCGCTCGCCGACCGGATCTCCCGCGCCCGCTCCGCCGTCCTCGTCGTCGGCGACGACGTCGACGCCTCGGGCGCATGGGACGGCGTCCTCGCGCTCGCCGAGCGCACCGCACTGCCCGTCTGGGCGGCGCCCGTGTCGGCCCGCGTCTCCTTCCCCCGCAGCCACCCGCAGTTCCGCGGGGACCTGGCCCCGGCGATCGGGCCGCTCGGCCGGCAGCTCGCGGGACACGACCTGGTGGTCGTGATCGGCGCGCCCGTGTTCCGCTATTACCCCTACGTCCCCGGGGACCACCTGCCGGAGGGCGCCGAGCTGGTGCTCCTCACCCGTGACGCCGAGGAGGCCGCCCGGGCCCCCGTCGGGGACGCGGTCGTCGCGGACCTGGCCCTGACCGTACGGGCCCTCGCGGAGCGGCTCCCGGCCGCAGCCGCGCACGCGCCCGCCCCGCACGAGCCGGTGCGCTTCTCCGAGGCCGACGGGGTCCTCACCCCGCTCGCGGCCCTCACCGCCATCGCGCACGGCGCCCCCGAGAACACCCTCTGGGTCAACGAATCGCCCTCCAACGTCCCGCAGTTCCACGAGGCGACCCGCATCAGCTCCCCGGACTCCTACCTGTTCTCGGCGGGCGGCGGACTCGGCTTCGGGGCGGCGGCGGCCGTCGGCGCGCAGCTCGGCGCGCCCGCCCGGCCCGTGGTCTGCGTCATCGGCGACGGCTCGATCCACTACGCCGTGCAGGCCCTGTGGACCGCGGCCGCGTACAAGGTGCCGGTCACCTTCGTCGTCCTCAGCAACGCGAAGTACGCGATCCTCCACTGGTTCGCGCAGCTCGAACACGCCCAGGGCTCCCCCGGTCTCGACATCCCCGGTCTGGACATCACGGCCGTCGCCGACGGCTACGGGGTGCGCACCCACCGCGCCCAGGGCGCGGGTGAACTCACCAAGCTCGTACGGGACGCGGCGGCCCAGCAGGACGGCCCGGTGCTCATCGACGTGCCCGTGACCACCGAGCTCCCCTCCCTCTGA
- a CDS encoding SAM-dependent methyltransferase has product MTLSLPRTADTAESASGAAADAAARAWPDVARPPAAPFGHAAVARRLVRRAVTALPLRCRFGAEPAIGLGPSLTVHDPDAFFRRIGAQGLIGFGESYMAGEWDSDDLPGLLTVLAAHVDDLMPVPLRRLRGAWVQRRPEAQLNSRAGARENVRRHYDLSNELFALFLDETMSYSSAVFTSFPARHESLPAAQHRKTDRLLDLCGVGAGTRLLEIGTGWGELALRAAARGAYVTTVTLSAEQQRLARRRIAAAGLADRVDVELRDYRDVEGRYDAVVSVEMIEAVGRDFWPTYFAALRDAVAPGGRIALQSITMGHERMLRTAATHTWISKYVFPGGLIPSREAIETHAAGAGLRIVSDQGYGDHYAQTLCLWRERFTERAEEVAALGFDATFRRMWEFYLAYSEAGFRSRYLDVRQLLLTEDAPHGARR; this is encoded by the coding sequence GTGACCCTTTCGCTGCCCCGCACCGCCGACACCGCCGAGTCCGCCTCCGGCGCCGCCGCCGACGCCGCCGCGCGGGCCTGGCCGGACGTGGCGCGGCCGCCGGCCGCCCCCTTCGGGCACGCGGCCGTCGCCCGCCGACTGGTCCGCCGCGCCGTGACCGCCCTGCCGCTACGCTGCCGCTTCGGCGCCGAACCGGCGATCGGCCTCGGCCCCTCGCTGACCGTCCACGACCCGGACGCCTTCTTCCGCCGGATCGGGGCGCAGGGCCTGATCGGCTTCGGCGAGTCCTACATGGCGGGCGAATGGGACAGCGACGACCTGCCCGGCCTGCTGACCGTCCTCGCCGCGCACGTGGACGACCTCATGCCCGTCCCGCTGCGCCGGCTGCGCGGGGCGTGGGTGCAGCGCAGGCCCGAGGCGCAGCTGAACTCGCGGGCCGGCGCCCGGGAGAACGTCCGCCGCCACTACGACCTGTCGAACGAGCTGTTCGCGCTCTTCCTCGACGAGACCATGTCGTACTCGTCCGCCGTCTTCACCTCGTTCCCCGCCCGCCACGAGAGCCTGCCCGCCGCGCAGCACCGCAAGACCGACCGGCTGCTGGACCTCTGCGGCGTCGGCGCGGGCACGCGCCTGCTGGAGATCGGCACGGGATGGGGCGAACTCGCGCTGCGCGCGGCCGCCCGCGGGGCCTACGTGACGACGGTCACCCTCTCCGCCGAGCAGCAGCGCCTCGCCCGCCGCCGGATCGCCGCCGCGGGGCTGGCCGACCGGGTGGACGTGGAACTGCGGGACTACCGTGATGTGGAGGGCCGGTACGACGCGGTGGTGAGCGTGGAGATGATCGAGGCGGTCGGCAGGGACTTCTGGCCCACGTACTTCGCCGCCCTGCGCGATGCGGTGGCGCCCGGGGGCCGGATAGCGCTCCAGTCCATCACCATGGGGCACGAGCGGATGCTGCGGACCGCCGCTACGCACACGTGGATCAGCAAGTACGTGTTCCCCGGCGGCCTGATCCCCTCGCGCGAGGCGATCGAGACGCACGCGGCCGGCGCGGGGCTGCGGATCGTCTCCGACCAGGGGTACGGGGACCACTACGCGCAGACCCTGTGCCTGTGGCGGGAGCGCTTCACGGAGCGGGCCGAGGAGGTGGCGGCGCTCGGCTTCGACGCGACGTTCCGGCGGATGTGGGAGTTCTACCTGGCCTACTCGGAAGCCGGGTTCCGCTCCCGCTACCTCGACGTCCGGCAGCTGCTCCTGACCGAGGACGCCCCGCACGGGGCGCGGCGATGA
- a CDS encoding alpha/beta fold hydrolase — MRAPAGALVLHRVPREPVAAVLLLHGGRAEGLGAPPRPNLPGLRMRPFARAVAGSRAARDVVVAEVRYEHRGWNGHRADPVHDVWQALRELCCVAGPLPVVLVGHSMGGRAALRAAADPLVRAVVGLAPWCPPGEPVLHLGDTAVVLLHDEADRVTDAQGSWDYVRRARARGARAAGIAMPTGGHAMVRGAPAWHRIARDTALGLLELAPLPDTLFTDPVPTPPGPAARGRQPVSGPGRPWR; from the coding sequence GTGAGGGCGCCGGCGGGTGCGCTGGTGCTGCACCGGGTGCCGCGGGAGCCGGTGGCCGCGGTGCTCCTGCTGCACGGAGGGCGGGCGGAGGGGCTGGGCGCCCCGCCGCGGCCGAACCTGCCGGGGCTGCGGATGCGTCCGTTCGCCCGGGCGGTGGCGGGCAGCCGGGCGGCGCGGGACGTGGTCGTGGCGGAGGTCCGCTACGAGCACCGCGGCTGGAACGGGCACCGCGCGGACCCGGTCCACGACGTGTGGCAGGCGCTGCGCGAGCTGTGCTGCGTGGCCGGCCCGCTGCCCGTGGTGCTGGTCGGGCACTCCATGGGCGGGCGCGCCGCGCTGCGGGCCGCCGCCGATCCGCTGGTCCGCGCGGTGGTGGGGCTCGCACCGTGGTGCCCGCCGGGGGAACCGGTCCTGCACCTCGGGGACACGGCCGTGGTGCTGCTGCACGACGAGGCGGACCGGGTCACGGACGCGCAGGGGTCGTGGGACTACGTACGGCGGGCCCGCGCCCGGGGGGCCCGGGCGGCGGGCATCGCCATGCCGACCGGCGGGCACGCGATGGTCCGCGGGGCCCCGGCCTGGCATCGGATCGCGCGGGACACGGCGCTGGGTCTGCTGGAGCTGGCCCCGCTCCCGGACACCCTGTTCACCGACCCCGTCCCCACGCCGCCGGGCCCTGCGGCGCGGGGCCGGCAGCCGGTCAGCGGCCCGGGGCGGCCGTGGCGGTGA
- a CDS encoding FAD-binding oxidoreductase: MSPDTPLLSRLRTLLTDHADVLHTDPETLAAHARDAAPFSVAGTPAVVAFPRTAEQVRHIMRTTYELGVPVVPQGARTGLAGAANAIDGCVVLSTARMNRILEIDPANRLVRCEPGVVTKRLNDAVAEHGLSYPPDPASWEHCTIGGNIATGAGGICCVKYGVTADYVRGLDLVLADGRRMRTGRDTAKGVAGYDLTRLLVGSEGTLAVIVGATLGLCPVRPPALAMLAQFPTLTAAGDAVASITAAGHVPSALELLDRATSQAVADHGHPMMTPGAAATLIIESDTAEPARDLASMALLCKEAGSRNVVTASGAEESRQVIEARRLVTPALGAFAATLGGRPTAFIEDVAVPRSELAKFMGTIEEIAVRNRLRIFTLGHAGDGNLHPTVVFDESDADEFRRAQTAYDDIMAAGLALGGTSTGEHGIGTLKREWLTRELDPVSLELQRGLKRLFDPKNLLNPGKVVEA, from the coding sequence ATGTCGCCCGACACCCCTCTCCTCTCACGCCTGCGCACCCTCCTCACCGATCACGCCGACGTCCTGCACACCGACCCGGAGACGCTCGCCGCGCACGCCCGCGACGCCGCGCCCTTCTCCGTGGCCGGGACCCCGGCCGTCGTCGCCTTCCCCCGCACCGCCGAGCAGGTCCGGCACATCATGCGGACCACGTACGAACTCGGCGTCCCCGTCGTCCCGCAGGGCGCCCGCACCGGCCTCGCGGGCGCCGCGAACGCGATCGACGGATGCGTCGTCCTCAGCACCGCCCGGATGAACCGCATCCTGGAGATCGACCCCGCCAACCGGCTCGTGCGCTGCGAGCCCGGCGTGGTCACCAAGCGGCTCAACGACGCCGTCGCCGAGCACGGCCTGTCCTACCCGCCCGACCCCGCCTCCTGGGAGCACTGCACCATCGGCGGGAACATCGCCACCGGCGCCGGCGGCATCTGCTGCGTCAAATACGGGGTCACCGCCGACTACGTCCGCGGGCTGGACCTCGTCCTCGCCGACGGCCGCCGGATGCGGACCGGCCGCGACACGGCGAAGGGGGTCGCCGGGTACGACCTGACCCGTCTGCTCGTCGGCTCCGAGGGCACGCTGGCCGTCATCGTCGGCGCCACGCTCGGGCTGTGCCCCGTACGGCCGCCCGCGCTGGCCATGCTGGCCCAGTTCCCGACCCTGACGGCGGCCGGGGACGCGGTCGCGTCGATCACCGCGGCCGGACACGTGCCCTCCGCCCTCGAACTCCTGGACCGCGCCACCTCCCAGGCCGTCGCCGACCACGGGCACCCGATGATGACCCCAGGCGCCGCGGCCACGCTGATCATCGAGAGCGATACCGCCGAGCCCGCCCGCGACCTCGCGTCGATGGCCCTGCTGTGCAAGGAGGCCGGGTCCCGGAACGTGGTCACGGCCTCCGGCGCCGAGGAGTCCCGGCAGGTCATCGAGGCCCGGCGGCTGGTGACCCCGGCCCTGGGCGCGTTCGCCGCGACCCTCGGGGGCCGGCCGACCGCCTTCATCGAGGACGTGGCCGTGCCGCGCTCCGAACTGGCCAAGTTCATGGGCACGATCGAGGAGATCGCCGTACGGAACCGGCTGCGGATCTTCACCCTCGGCCACGCCGGCGACGGCAACCTGCACCCGACCGTCGTCTTCGACGAATCGGACGCGGACGAGTTCCGCCGCGCCCAGACCGCGTACGACGACATCATGGCCGCGGGGCTCGCCCTCGGCGGCACCAGCACCGGCGAGCACGGCATCGGCACCCTCAAGCGCGAGTGGCTGACCCGCGAACTCGACCCGGTGAGCCTGGAACTCCAACGCGGGCTCAAGCGTCTGTTCGACCCGAAGAACCTGCTCAACCCCGGCAAGGTCGTGGAGGCATGA
- a CDS encoding NAD(P)/FAD-dependent oxidoreductase, translated as MVRTRSVAVIGGGVAGLTAAYVLQKACDVTLYEADPRLGGHAHTHELPAGDGGTVRVDSGFIVHNERTYPLLTRLLRELAVATQDSEMSMSVRCDGCGLEYAGARGPAGLFTGRAALRGRYLRLLAEVPLFHRRARRLLAAGGPDQRLTLRAFLAEGGFSPYFVGHFITPLVSAVWSCPGDTALEYPAAYLFRFLDHHGLLSVTGSPRWKTVTGGSAAYVEKAAKEISNVRTATRVDRVDRIPSGVLVGTEDGTTDPYDAVVIATHPDQALRLLADPTPDERRVLGAFRYEENPTVLHTDTGLLPRSPRARASWNYHLQDCRPGPEGVRVSYDMTRLQRLPGRTRYVVTLNAGGRVDPERVLARMDYAHPVHTAESVAAQRALPRLNTRVTAFAGAYHGWGFHEDGCHSGVRAAAALGVRW; from the coding sequence ATGGTGCGTACCCGGAGCGTGGCCGTGATCGGCGGCGGGGTGGCGGGGCTGACCGCCGCCTACGTCCTGCAGAAGGCGTGCGACGTCACGCTGTACGAGGCGGACCCCCGGCTGGGGGGTCACGCCCACACCCATGAACTGCCCGCCGGGGACGGCGGAACCGTGCGGGTGGACTCGGGGTTCATCGTCCACAACGAGCGCACCTACCCGCTGCTGACCCGGCTCTTGCGCGAACTCGCAGTGGCCACGCAGGACTCCGAGATGAGCATGTCCGTGCGGTGCGACGGATGCGGTCTGGAGTACGCCGGCGCCCGCGGGCCCGCGGGCCTGTTCACCGGGCGGGCGGCGCTGCGCGGCCGGTACCTGCGGCTGCTGGCCGAAGTGCCGCTCTTCCACCGCCGTGCCCGCCGCTTGCTGGCCGCGGGCGGCCCCGACCAGCGGCTCACCCTGCGCGCGTTCCTCGCCGAGGGCGGGTTCTCCCCGTACTTCGTCGGCCACTTCATCACGCCGTTGGTGTCGGCCGTGTGGTCCTGCCCCGGCGACACCGCGCTGGAGTACCCGGCCGCGTACCTGTTCCGCTTCCTCGACCACCACGGGCTGTTGTCCGTGACGGGGTCCCCGCGGTGGAAGACGGTCACCGGCGGCAGCGCCGCCTACGTGGAGAAGGCCGCCAAGGAGATCAGCAACGTCCGGACCGCCACCCGGGTCGACCGGGTGGACCGGATACCGAGCGGCGTGCTGGTCGGCACCGAGGACGGTACGACGGACCCCTACGACGCGGTCGTCATCGCCACCCACCCCGACCAGGCGCTGCGCCTGCTGGCCGACCCGACCCCGGACGAGCGGCGGGTCCTGGGCGCCTTCCGGTACGAGGAGAACCCGACGGTGCTGCACACCGACACCGGCCTGCTGCCCCGCTCGCCGAGGGCCCGCGCATCGTGGAACTACCACCTCCAGGACTGCCGCCCGGGGCCGGAGGGGGTCCGGGTCAGCTACGACATGACACGGCTCCAGCGGCTGCCGGGCCGTACCCGGTACGTCGTCACCCTGAACGCGGGCGGGCGGGTCGACCCCGAGCGCGTCCTGGCACGGATGGATTACGCGCACCCCGTCCACACGGCGGAGTCGGTGGCCGCGCAGCGGGCACTGCCCCGCCTCAACACGCGGGTGACCGCGTTCGCGGGGGCGTACCACGGGTGGGGGTTCCACGAGGACGGCTGCCACTCGGGAGTGCGAGCTGCCGCGGCGCTGGGGGTGCGGTGGTGA